One part of the Hydra vulgaris chromosome 01, alternate assembly HydraT2T_AEP genome encodes these proteins:
- the LOC136075178 gene encoding uncharacterized protein LOC136075178 isoform X4 — MSGVGKTHIARKYCEISYNFYKNVVWIDAAFAMLQTSMRNHCQILGFEVQDSKGDYFDIKVIVGKIHNYYKNEKTLYVFDNVDDESVKNLSMYISKKPNSFTLITSQWRTWSNNVNQMFVDVFSSEEAFAYVKNNTRESSDENIRNLIKELGYHPFAISQAIKYINIYKVSIEKYIDRYRSKPAEILDNNNFPTEEESKSAIKAINLVLIKLEKTQPFLFKLLNCLSHCDGQNISKQFITQISNQMETNDESLIDEAIGLLISYSLLNCFDDKKYTMHELTQLTCKCFQKRNSNTNTYLDLIENYFKVELNNVKDHIDYGNDFVFHFIFMFRTNGKRFSETFHHLTTSIKKLLVCKGLFEEAIEILKIVKNFNTETYGENNKITLLTKHNIASCLDDMGKYNEALEIYYSVDKIQTEILGINHPSTMTTKHNIANCLNRMGKYNEALEIYYSVDKIQTEILGINHPSTMATKHNIALCLNNMGKYNEALEIYYSVDKIKTEILGINHPDTMITKHNIALCLNRMGKYNEALEIYYSVDKIQTEILGINHPSTMTTKHNIALCLNNMGKYNEALEIYYSVDKIKTEILGINHPDTMITKHSIASCLDDMGKYNDALEIYYSVDKIRTEILGINHPDTMTTKHNIASCLDNMGKYNEALEIYYSVDKIQTEILGINHPSTMTTKHNIASCLNRMGKYNEALEIYYSVDKIQTEILGINHPSTMATKHNIALCLNNMGKYNEALEIYYSVDKIKTEILGINHPSTMTTKNNIAFCLDNMGKYNEALEIYYSVDKIETEILGINHPSTMTTKHNIASCLDDMGKYNDALEIYYSVDKIQTEILGINHPDTMITKHSIASCLNNMGKYNEALEIYYSVDKIKTEILGINHPSTMTTKNNIAFCLDNMGKYNEALEIYYSVDKLQTEILGINHPSTMATKRNIAICLNNLETKRASCLII, encoded by the coding sequence ATGTCGGGTGTCGGAAAGACACATATTGCCAGAAAATATTGTGAAATATCGTATAACTTCTATAAAAACGTTGTTTGGATTGACGCAGCATTTGCAATGTTGCAAACTTCAATGAGAAACCATTGTCAAATATTAGGATTCGAGGTTCAAGATTCAAAAGGagattattttgatataaaagtgATTGTTGGAAAAATTCacaactattataaaaatgaaaaaactttgtatGTTTTTGACAATGTTGACGATGAAAgtgttaaaaacttatcaatgtACATTTCAAAAAAACCGAATTCATTCACGTTGATTACCTCCCAATGGAGAACGTGGTCAAATAATGTAAATCAAatgtttgttgatgttttttcttCTGAAGAAGCATTcgcttatgtaaaaaataatactagaGAAAGTAGCGATGAAAACATAAGAAACTTAATTAAAGAACTTGGTTATCATCCGTTTGCAATTAGTCaggcaataaaatatataaatatatataaagtttcgATAGAGAAATACATAGATCGATATAGATCTAAACCAGCAGAAATATTAGACAATAATAACTTTCCAACAGAAGAAGAATCAAAGTCTGCAATAAAAGCAAttaacttagttttaataaaattagaaaaaactcaaccttttctatttaaattattaaactgtTTATCTCATTGTGACGGTCAAAACATCAGTAAACAGTTTATAACACAAATCTCAAATCAAATGGAAACAAACGACGAATCTTTAATCGATGAAGCTATTGGATTACTAATAAGTTATTCTTTACTAAACtgttttgatgataaaaaatatacaatgcACGAACTTACACAGTTAACAtgtaaatgttttcaaaaaagaaactcaaatacaaatacatatcTTGATTTaatcgaaaattattttaaagttgaattgAATAATGTAAAAGATCACATAGATTACggaaatgattttgtttttcattttatctttaTGTTTCGTACTAACGGAAAAAGATTTTCGGAAACCTTCCATCATTTGACaacttctattaaaaaattattagtatgtAAAGGTTTATTTGAAGAAGCAAtcgaaatattaaaaattgttaaaaattttaatacagaaACTTAtggtgaaaataataaaatcacgcttcttacaaaacataatatcgcaagTTGCTTGGACGacatgggaaaatataacgaagctttagaaatttattattctgttgataaaatacaaactgaaattttaggtatcaaccatccgtctacaatgacaacaaaacataatatcgcaaactgtttgaacagaatgggaaaatataacgaagctttagaaatttattattctgttgataaaatacaaactgaaattttaggtatcaaccatccgtctacaatggcaacaaaacataatatcgcactCTGTTTGAacaatatgggaaaatataacgaagctttagaaatttattattctgttgataaaataaaaactgaaattttaggtatcaaccatccggaTACAATgataacaaaacataatatcgcactCTGTTTGAACAgaatgggaaaatataacgaagctttagaaatttattattctgttgataaaatacaaactgaaattttaggtatcaaccatccgtctacaatgacaacaaaacataatatcgcactCTGTTTGAacaatatgggaaaatataacgaagctttagaaatttattattctgttgataaaataaaaactgaaattttaggtatcaaccatccggaTACAATGATAACAAAACATAGTATCGCAAGCTGTTTGGacgatatgggaaaatataacgacgctttagaaatttattattctgttgataaaatacgaactgaaattttaggtatcaaccatccggatacaatgacaacaaaacataatatcgcaagctgtttggacaatatgggaaaatataacgaagctttagaaatttattattctgttgataaaatacaaactgaaattttaggtatcaaccatccgtctacaatgacaacaaaacataatatcgcaagcTGTTTGAACAgaatgggaaaatataacgaagctttagaaatttattattctgttgataaaatacaaactgaaattttaggtatcaaccatccgtctacaatggcaacaaaacataatatcgcactCTGTTTGAacaatatgggaaaatataacgaagctttagaaatttattattctgttgataaaataaaaactgaaattttaggtatcaaccatccgtctacaatgacaacaaaaaataatatcgcattCTGTTTGGacaatatgggaaaatataacgaagctttagaaatttattattctgttgataaaatagaaactgaaattttaggtatcaaccatccgtctacaatgacaacaaaacataatatcgcaagctgtttggacgatatgggaaaatataacgacgctttagaaatttattattctgttgataaaatacaaactgaaattttaggtatcaaccatccggaTACAATGATAACAAAACATAGTATCGCAAGCTGTTTGAacaatatgggaaaatataacgaagctttagaaatttattattctgttgataaaataaaaactgaaattttaggtatcaaccatccgtctacaatgacaacaaaaaataatatcgcattCTGTTTGGacaatatgggaaaatataacgaagctttagaaatttattattctgttgataaattacaaactgaaattttaggtatcaaccatccgtctACAATGGCAACAAAACGTAATATTGCAATCTGTTTGAATAATTTAGAAACAAAGCGAGCGAgttgtttaattatttga